From one Paenibacillus sp. FSL K6-1330 genomic stretch:
- a CDS encoding LysM peptidoglycan-binding domain-containing protein, protein MFDQSYGLRFDIYERINLTEDLPGIDELEEAELIPHIQVISQQDQATLRGHLLLAGLYKGDTEAGETEPLEHWIPVEITVPLNRVSSLDDIAVEIENFDVDLLSKRSLNITGVLSLKGIQAAAPGARDQVWANEEFTVVHAPEATDYSNGEQQFAANPYDQFQGGANTDANSASPSYFNEAQPKAQESGTDARTQQYLASWAQYENQTRDSQASDSTLSISGATEARDTVEYALHSETEAQAAEPSIPSVWQFERAASQPEPVQEDSAAGFPGVTERKGEEVEAVPVLESPETEETQPVFAEEAVPLEDMDDITEEVTVKVEEVPTKPELKVAFNSKNSSTNSTSGVGLSSLLQSSRTVQDQAARDEEEEAEELVDSASAEDVEWKSLFLGNRREETPFRKVRMCIVQREETLDVIAERYQLTPRELLLYNRMSEQNVEEGQVLYIPQ, encoded by the coding sequence GTGTTTGACCAGTCCTACGGATTGCGGTTCGATATTTACGAGCGTATTAATTTAACGGAAGATTTGCCGGGAATCGATGAATTGGAAGAGGCGGAGTTGATCCCGCACATTCAGGTGATCAGTCAGCAGGACCAGGCCACGCTTCGGGGTCATCTGCTTCTTGCAGGCCTGTATAAAGGTGACACCGAAGCCGGAGAGACGGAGCCGCTCGAACACTGGATTCCGGTCGAAATCACGGTCCCGCTGAACCGGGTATCATCATTAGATGACATCGCGGTCGAGATCGAGAATTTTGACGTGGATTTGTTATCTAAGCGCAGCTTGAACATTACAGGGGTTCTGTCGCTCAAAGGAATTCAGGCGGCGGCTCCGGGAGCCCGTGACCAAGTATGGGCCAATGAGGAATTCACAGTGGTACATGCTCCTGAAGCGACAGATTATTCGAACGGGGAGCAGCAGTTCGCAGCCAACCCGTATGACCAGTTTCAAGGCGGAGCTAACACTGACGCGAATTCGGCTTCACCTTCTTACTTCAACGAGGCTCAGCCCAAAGCCCAAGAGTCCGGGACGGATGCACGCACACAGCAGTACCTGGCATCCTGGGCGCAGTACGAGAACCAAACTCGGGATTCACAGGCCTCGGACAGCACCCTAAGCATTTCCGGTGCGACTGAAGCCCGGGATACAGTCGAATATGCCTTACATAGCGAGACGGAAGCTCAGGCAGCTGAGCCGTCGATTCCAAGTGTATGGCAATTCGAACGGGCAGCCTCCCAGCCGGAGCCGGTGCAGGAAGATTCAGCAGCCGGTTTCCCTGGTGTCACTGAGCGTAAGGGCGAAGAAGTTGAAGCCGTACCGGTGCTGGAATCACCGGAAACGGAGGAAACCCAGCCTGTTTTTGCTGAGGAAGCAGTACCTTTGGAGGATATGGATGATATAACGGAGGAGGTTACCGTTAAAGTTGAAGAGGTTCCGACCAAACCGGAGTTAAAGGTGGCCTTCAACTCGAAGAACAGCAGCACAAACAGCACATCGGGTGTAGGCTTATCTTCATTGCTTCAATCGAGCAGAACGGTTCAGGATCAAGCCGCTCGGGACGAGGAAGAAGAGGCGGAGGAATTGGTTGATTCGGCTTCGGCCGAGGATGTGGAGTGGAAGAGTCTGTTCCTGGGTAACCGCCGCGAGGAAACGCCGTTCCGCAAGGTCCGGATGTGCATTGTACAGCGTGAGGAGACACTCGACGTGATTGCCGAGCGTTATCAACTGACGCCGCGGGAGCTTTTGTTATATAACCGCATGTCCGAGCAGAATGTGGAAGAAGGACAGGTATTATACATTCCCCAGTAA
- a CDS encoding valine--tRNA ligase: MDQKQNQSQLEMPTTYDPKAAEQKWYPYWKEGGFFEAGKRPDAEPYTIVIPPPNVTGMLHIGHALDFTLQDILIRVKRMQGYDALWLPGSDHAGIATQTKVEQKLREEGVTRYDLGREKFLEKVWEWKDLYANTIRDQWSKIGLSLDYSRERFTLDEGLSEAVREVFVKLYDKGLIYRGKRIINWDPAARTALSDIEVEYKEVNGHLYHLQYPLKDGSGSITVATTRPETMLGDTAVAVHPEDERYKDMIGKTLVLPIVGREIPVIADEYVEKDFGSGAVKITPAHDPNDFEMGMRHDLPQITVMDESGTMNEFAGKYQGLDRSECRKQIVNDMKESGVLLRIEDHVHQVGHSERSGAVVEPYLSTQWFVKMQPLAEAAVDAQKSGKGVNFVPDRFERTYLHWMENVRDWCISRQLWWGHRIPAWYSESTGEVVVAMNEEEARAKLGKDDLRQDEDVLDTWFSSALWPFSTMGWPNLDSEDFKRYYPTSVLVTGYDIIPFWVSRMIFQGLEFTDQMPFKDTLIHGLVRDSEGRKMSKSLGNGIDPLEVIEQYGADAMRYMISTGSTPGQDLRFRWERVEQARNFANKIWNASRFALMNLEGFTAADIDISGELGTADRWILHRLNETSRDITRLIDAYEFGETGRLLYNFIWDDLCDWYIEFAKLSLYGEDQAAKKKTQSVLAYVLDRTMRLIHPFMPFISEEIWQHLPHEGETVMLASWPTYDEALENTEAVTEMNLLMDVIRAVRNIRAEVNVPMSKKVELQLKPVSGQIAGIIDRNADYIRRFCNTSEYQSSLALEAPDKAMTAVVTGVEMYLPLAGLIDIAQEITRLEKEIQHLNSEVERVEKKLNNPGFVSKAPEKVIEEERAKLADYSDKRSKVIARIEELRG, translated from the coding sequence ATGGATCAAAAACAAAACCAATCCCAGTTAGAAATGCCGACGACGTATGATCCGAAGGCAGCCGAACAAAAATGGTATCCGTACTGGAAGGAAGGCGGCTTTTTTGAAGCTGGCAAACGACCGGACGCGGAGCCGTACACGATTGTTATTCCTCCACCAAACGTTACGGGAATGCTTCATATCGGCCATGCCCTTGACTTTACGCTGCAGGATATCCTGATCCGCGTAAAGCGGATGCAGGGCTATGATGCGCTGTGGCTGCCAGGCTCTGACCATGCGGGCATCGCTACGCAAACGAAGGTTGAACAGAAGCTTCGCGAAGAAGGCGTTACCCGATACGACCTGGGACGTGAAAAATTCCTGGAGAAAGTGTGGGAATGGAAGGATCTATATGCGAATACGATTCGTGACCAATGGTCCAAGATCGGCCTGTCCCTCGATTACTCCAGAGAACGTTTCACGCTCGACGAGGGGTTGTCGGAAGCGGTTCGGGAAGTATTCGTCAAGCTCTACGATAAAGGGCTCATATATCGCGGAAAACGCATCATCAACTGGGACCCGGCTGCTCGTACGGCGTTGTCCGATATTGAAGTGGAGTACAAAGAGGTCAACGGCCATTTGTATCACTTGCAATACCCGCTGAAAGACGGCAGCGGCTCCATCACCGTAGCAACGACCCGTCCGGAGACCATGCTTGGCGATACGGCGGTAGCCGTTCATCCGGAAGATGAACGCTATAAAGACATGATCGGCAAGACATTGGTCCTGCCTATTGTCGGCCGCGAGATTCCGGTTATTGCCGATGAGTATGTGGAGAAGGATTTCGGCAGCGGAGCGGTTAAAATTACGCCGGCGCATGATCCGAATGACTTCGAGATGGGTATGAGACATGACCTGCCGCAAATCACCGTGATGGATGAATCCGGAACGATGAATGAGTTTGCCGGCAAGTACCAAGGTCTTGATCGGAGCGAATGCCGCAAGCAGATCGTAAACGATATGAAGGAATCTGGCGTACTGCTCCGCATCGAAGATCATGTCCATCAGGTTGGCCATAGCGAAAGATCCGGCGCAGTGGTCGAGCCTTATCTGTCCACGCAATGGTTCGTTAAGATGCAGCCGCTTGCGGAAGCAGCCGTGGATGCGCAGAAATCCGGCAAGGGCGTTAACTTCGTGCCTGACCGGTTCGAGAGAACCTACCTGCACTGGATGGAGAATGTCCGCGATTGGTGTATTTCCCGTCAATTGTGGTGGGGCCACCGGATTCCGGCCTGGTATTCCGAATCCACGGGCGAAGTGGTTGTTGCCATGAATGAGGAGGAAGCGCGCGCGAAGCTGGGCAAGGACGATCTGAGACAAGATGAGGATGTGCTGGATACCTGGTTCAGCTCCGCATTATGGCCGTTCTCGACCATGGGCTGGCCGAATCTGGACAGCGAGGATTTCAAACGTTATTATCCGACAAGCGTTCTCGTAACGGGTTATGATATTATTCCGTTCTGGGTATCGCGGATGATTTTCCAAGGGCTTGAATTTACGGATCAAATGCCGTTCAAAGATACGCTTATCCATGGTCTGGTCCGGGATAGCGAAGGCCGCAAGATGTCCAAGTCGCTCGGCAACGGTATCGACCCGCTCGAGGTTATTGAACAGTATGGCGCAGATGCCATGCGTTATATGATATCGACCGGAAGTACGCCGGGCCAGGATCTTCGTTTCCGCTGGGAACGCGTGGAGCAAGCGCGTAACTTCGCGAACAAGATCTGGAATGCATCACGCTTTGCGCTCATGAACCTGGAGGGCTTCACGGCGGCGGATATCGACATTTCCGGAGAGCTGGGAACGGCCGACCGGTGGATTTTGCATCGTCTGAACGAAACTTCCCGCGACATTACGCGTCTAATTGATGCCTACGAATTTGGCGAAACCGGTCGACTGCTCTACAATTTCATCTGGGATGATCTGTGTGACTGGTATATTGAGTTTGCCAAGCTGTCCCTATACGGCGAGGATCAAGCAGCCAAGAAAAAGACGCAGTCGGTGCTTGCCTATGTGCTGGACCGCACGATGCGTTTGATCCATCCGTTCATGCCGTTCATCTCCGAAGAGATCTGGCAGCATTTACCGCATGAAGGCGAGACGGTGATGTTGGCTTCATGGCCGACCTATGACGAGGCATTGGAGAATACGGAAGCCGTTACCGAAATGAACCTGCTGATGGATGTCATCCGTGCTGTACGAAACATCCGGGCGGAAGTAAACGTACCGATGAGCAAAAAAGTGGAACTGCAATTGAAGCCGGTAAGCGGGCAAATTGCCGGCATTATCGATCGCAATGCGGATTATATTCGCCGCTTCTGCAACACGTCGGAGTATCAGTCCTCCCTTGCGCTTGAGGCGCCCGATAAGGCGATGACCGCTGTCGTTACAGGTGTTGAAATGTATCTGCCGCTTGCCGGGTTGATCGATATCGCTCAGGAGATCACACGTCTGGAGAAGGAAATTCAGCACTTGAACAGTGAAGTCGAGCGTGTGGAGAAGAAGCTGAACAATCCTGGTTTCGTATCGAAAGCACCGGAAAAGGTGATTGAAGAAGAACGGGCGAAGCTTGCGGATTACTCGGACAAACGCAGTAAAGTGATCGCGCGCATCGAAGAATTGAGAGGCTGA
- a CDS encoding folylpolyglutamate synthase/dihydrofolate synthase family protein, with protein MVDHSAAAAAAPFHTYEEAVAWINGLIPFGIRPGMDRIQRLMELLGHPERRLKFIHVAGTNGKGSTCAFLTKVLLQGGFTVGTYTSPYITKFTNRFQYNGEDIPEETLLALANRLEPLVAEVASSGLGSPTMFEVSTALAILYYGEVSYPDVVVWETGLGGRLDVTNIVHPIVSVITNIGMDHTDVLGDTIQEIATEKAGIIKPGVPVVSTVTQPEAVEILKQTVEKNRTSLYLVDEQFSYERLRGDEESQTFRFKGPFRDMDLDISMQGEHQCANAALAMMTLEVLRQYMAFIVDEEELRTGFKDTFWAGRLEQVQSSPRIVLDGAHNPEGAETLAKSLPQIYKYRKLNLMMGMLANKHHESYLQHILPIVDTLILTEPDFRKKLDAKALGDIVEQVREKYAKHTLQIIIEPNWKNALEELKSRTEAEDLGVVSGTLYLIADVRSNLLGLSDSEKGW; from the coding sequence ATGGTTGATCATTCGGCAGCAGCTGCTGCAGCTCCGTTCCATACCTATGAAGAAGCGGTAGCTTGGATCAACGGGCTGATTCCGTTTGGAATCCGCCCCGGCATGGATAGAATTCAGCGATTGATGGAGTTGCTCGGCCATCCGGAACGGCGGTTGAAATTTATTCACGTGGCCGGAACGAATGGAAAAGGCTCCACATGCGCTTTTTTAACAAAGGTTCTGCTTCAAGGGGGATTCACGGTTGGCACCTATACGTCCCCCTATATTACGAAGTTTACCAATCGGTTTCAGTATAACGGCGAAGACATACCGGAAGAGACGCTGCTGGCGCTCGCGAATCGCTTAGAACCGCTTGTTGCCGAAGTTGCGAGCTCCGGGCTCGGATCACCAACGATGTTTGAGGTGTCCACCGCCCTTGCGATCCTGTATTATGGCGAGGTATCTTATCCGGACGTAGTGGTATGGGAGACGGGACTTGGCGGTCGCCTTGACGTGACCAATATCGTTCATCCCATCGTTTCGGTGATCACGAATATCGGAATGGACCATACCGACGTTCTGGGTGATACCATTCAGGAGATCGCCACGGAGAAGGCCGGCATTATCAAGCCCGGAGTCCCTGTGGTGAGCACGGTAACTCAGCCTGAGGCTGTCGAAATTCTGAAACAAACGGTAGAAAAAAACCGTACAAGTCTGTATCTCGTAGATGAACAATTCTCCTATGAGCGGTTGCGTGGGGACGAAGAAAGCCAGACTTTCCGTTTTAAGGGTCCTTTCCGGGACATGGATCTGGACATCTCGATGCAGGGCGAGCACCAATGTGCCAATGCCGCGCTTGCCATGATGACGCTGGAAGTGCTCCGCCAGTACATGGCTTTTATCGTGGATGAAGAAGAATTGCGTACAGGGTTTAAGGATACTTTCTGGGCGGGAAGACTGGAACAAGTGCAGTCCTCCCCGCGGATTGTTCTCGATGGTGCGCACAACCCCGAAGGGGCTGAAACCTTGGCCAAAAGCTTGCCGCAGATCTATAAGTATCGGAAACTGAACTTAATGATGGGAATGCTGGCAAATAAGCATCATGAATCGTATTTGCAGCATATACTGCCAATAGTGGATACGCTTATCCTGACTGAACCGGATTTCCGGAAGAAACTGGACGCCAAGGCGCTTGGTGACATCGTAGAGCAGGTAAGGGAGAAATACGCCAAACATACACTGCAAATCATCATAGAACCAAATTGGAAAAACGCACTTGAAGAGTTGAAGTCACGGACGGAAGCGGAGGATCTTGGGGTGGTGTCGGGCACGTTGTACCTGATTGCCGACGTGCGTTCCAACCTCCTGGGCCTTTCCGATTCTGAAAAAGGTTGGTGA
- the murC gene encoding UDP-N-acetylmuramate--L-alanine ligase, whose translation MNTSEHVHFIGIGGYGMSAIARVMLEMGYKVTGSDVASQELTEKLAAKGAKIYIGHTAEQVKGADLVVYSTALSKDNVERVEAEKLNIPVLHRAQMLARLLNERKGVAVAGAHGKTTTSSMIALVMEECGVDPTFIIGGEIMNVGTNAKAGEGEHVVAEADESDGSFLQYHPWLGVVLNIEADHLENYEGDFNRLKAAYVQFLSQIKADGTAVVCADDNNIQAILPDLKCNVTTYGIHADAEYTATNLVLGDRHVSFTMLHNGMELGTVELSVPGKHNVYNAMATVICCLKGGISFEAIVEAIVKFNGAKRRFQVLGEAEGILVIDDYAHHPTEIEATISAAKATGKRIIAVFQPQRYSRTFFLLDAFSRAFGEADEVIITDIYSPAGEKQIEGISSGKLVELIVQNSNAGARYLPTKEDVLNDLKGRVKEGDLVLTMGAGDIWKVGAALAESIKGKK comes from the coding sequence TTGAATACATCGGAACATGTTCATTTTATAGGAATTGGCGGCTACGGGATGAGCGCCATTGCAAGAGTTATGCTGGAGATGGGTTATAAAGTCACGGGTTCTGACGTGGCATCGCAAGAATTGACAGAAAAGCTGGCGGCCAAGGGCGCCAAAATATACATCGGACATACTGCCGAGCAAGTCAAGGGCGCTGACCTTGTGGTTTACTCCACGGCATTGTCCAAAGACAACGTGGAGCGGGTCGAAGCAGAGAAGCTGAACATTCCTGTCCTTCACCGTGCGCAGATGCTGGCACGTCTTTTGAACGAACGCAAAGGCGTCGCCGTAGCGGGTGCGCACGGCAAGACAACCACTTCATCCATGATTGCGCTCGTGATGGAAGAATGCGGCGTCGATCCGACATTTATCATCGGCGGGGAAATTATGAACGTTGGCACGAATGCCAAAGCCGGTGAAGGTGAGCATGTGGTGGCCGAAGCCGACGAGAGCGACGGCTCATTCCTGCAATACCATCCATGGCTGGGCGTTGTTCTGAATATCGAAGCCGATCACTTGGAGAATTACGAAGGGGATTTCAATCGTCTTAAGGCGGCCTACGTACAATTCCTCAGCCAGATCAAGGCAGACGGTACGGCCGTGGTTTGCGCGGACGATAACAACATCCAGGCTATTTTGCCTGACCTAAAATGCAATGTGACCACATACGGCATTCATGCCGATGCTGAGTATACGGCAACGAATCTGGTGCTCGGCGACCGTCACGTCAGCTTCACGATGCTTCATAACGGAATGGAGCTGGGCACCGTGGAACTGTCCGTACCGGGTAAACACAATGTCTACAACGCAATGGCTACGGTGATATGCTGCTTGAAAGGCGGAATCTCGTTTGAAGCGATTGTAGAGGCCATTGTTAAGTTCAACGGCGCTAAGCGCCGCTTCCAGGTGCTTGGTGAAGCAGAAGGCATTCTGGTGATTGACGACTATGCGCATCATCCGACGGAGATTGAGGCTACGATCAGTGCCGCTAAAGCGACGGGCAAACGGATTATTGCCGTATTCCAGCCGCAGCGGTATTCGAGGACCTTTTTCCTTCTGGATGCGTTTAGCCGCGCGTTCGGAGAAGCCGATGAGGTGATTATCACCGATATTTATTCTCCTGCCGGCGAGAAGCAAATCGAGGGTATCAGTTCCGGTAAGCTGGTGGAGCTGATTGTCCAGAACAGTAATGCCGGTGCCCGCTATTTGCCTACCAAAGAGGATGTTCTGAACGATCTCAAAGGTCGTGTAAAAGAAGGCGATCTGGTTCTCACGATGGGGGCGGGCGATATTTGGAAAGTCGGTGCTGCTTTAGCAGAGTCTATTAAAGGCAAGAAGTAA
- a CDS encoding SPOR domain-containing protein, translated as MNKARMTIRFDHDPPKDSHKDHMREERDPYQKVPARRNDQVDDRHLVFDEFDTTAPDRFADAGTSFEPRSSMQHDHLRVVPPLREEGETPNVNGQGWRTSRHNRFRGRLAEERRRLDHIDGGSFGDGPEHNDTYDDMRERKELYDLHDDVYPGRVGPEANDSNWNLGPEADLYESSAGDYSYYRSRKPTSFWKMAVSVTAAVVTGLLFGYMVLSMFNGGNAGEDPTSGQLETNDAVNQAPADSSGGTGATLAPDLTESAVHIPGQIFYMLQYGVFSTPERAEQAKGELLQSGIAAGGDSDEENRVYAGISPDREQAKLLSNQLKAEGVELYVREIALPNIESAVFAGEEQTLTDYFTISGQLVSELSKLSASLLGKQEAGAVAPENMTTITNLHQQWIQSMQLLSAGLGPETGAVLPAMEQSMNSSITALSEYNKNQSKGHLWEIQTGMMNYVMGQKKLLDGL; from the coding sequence ATGAATAAAGCACGGATGACGATTCGTTTTGATCACGATCCGCCGAAGGACAGTCATAAGGATCATATGCGTGAGGAACGGGATCCGTATCAAAAAGTTCCAGCAAGACGCAATGACCAAGTTGATGACCGCCATCTCGTATTCGACGAGTTTGACACAACGGCGCCAGATCGGTTTGCCGATGCGGGCACTTCGTTCGAACCTAGGAGCAGTATGCAGCATGATCATCTACGCGTCGTTCCGCCTCTCCGGGAGGAGGGGGAGACCCCGAATGTGAACGGTCAAGGGTGGAGAACCTCGCGTCATAACCGGTTCAGGGGCCGATTAGCTGAGGAAAGACGGCGTCTGGATCATATCGACGGCGGGTCGTTTGGTGACGGACCTGAACATAACGATACATATGACGATATGCGTGAGCGTAAGGAACTCTATGACCTTCATGATGACGTGTATCCCGGAAGAGTGGGCCCCGAAGCGAACGACTCCAACTGGAATCTCGGGCCTGAGGCGGATCTATATGAGTCATCTGCTGGTGACTACAGCTATTATCGCTCACGCAAACCTACCTCCTTCTGGAAAATGGCTGTGTCTGTGACAGCGGCGGTTGTTACGGGTTTGCTGTTTGGGTATATGGTGCTGTCTATGTTTAACGGTGGTAATGCAGGTGAGGATCCAACATCGGGACAGCTTGAAACCAATGATGCAGTGAATCAAGCCCCGGCTGATTCCTCTGGTGGAACGGGTGCAACCCTCGCACCTGATTTAACTGAATCGGCTGTTCACATTCCAGGTCAAATCTTTTATATGCTTCAGTACGGTGTGTTCAGCACCCCGGAACGGGCTGAGCAAGCGAAGGGGGAGCTGCTGCAGTCCGGTATTGCCGCCGGCGGAGATTCGGATGAGGAGAACCGGGTGTATGCGGGCATTTCACCAGACCGCGAGCAGGCCAAGCTGCTCAGCAATCAGCTTAAGGCCGAAGGCGTCGAATTATACGTAAGAGAAATCGCGCTCCCTAATATAGAGTCAGCTGTCTTTGCGGGCGAGGAGCAGACGCTGACGGACTATTTTACGATAAGCGGGCAACTGGTATCGGAGCTTAGTAAGCTATCGGCATCGCTGCTGGGGAAGCAGGAGGCGGGCGCGGTGGCGCCGGAGAATATGACTACGATCACAAATCTGCACCAGCAGTGGATCCAATCGATGCAGTTGCTGTCCGCCGGCTTGGGTCCGGAGACCGGGGCTGTGCTGCCGGCGATGGAGCAATCCATGAACAGTTCAATCACTGCGCTCTCCGAATATAACAAAAATCAATCCAAGGGGCATTTGTGGGAGATTCAAACAGGTATGATGAACTATGTCATGGGCCAAAAGAAACTCCTGGATGGCCTATAA
- a CDS encoding DUF4321 domain-containing protein has protein sequence MKKNKGMLILFLLLGWLTGTWLAKALQPVKALSFLTSTTPIKWSPRADFDIIRYDINLELNFCLLSLLGIIAALWLYRRL, from the coding sequence ATGAAGAAAAACAAAGGAATGCTCATCTTGTTTTTGCTGCTGGGGTGGCTGACGGGAACATGGCTTGCTAAGGCGCTTCAGCCTGTCAAGGCTTTGTCGTTTTTAACGTCTACTACACCGATTAAGTGGTCGCCTCGCGCTGATTTTGACATTATTCGTTATGATATTAACCTTGAACTTAACTTTTGCCTGCTCAGTCTGCTCGGCATTATAGCTGCACTTTGGTTATACCGCAGGCTCTAA
- a CDS encoding Maf family protein produces MNEKRNRRIILASTSPRRQELIASLRIPFEIMPSEADEDTPQGWSPERIVESLALRKAEAVLRKLTDDPGDGIIVGSDTIVVVDDHVLGKPEDHADAARMLSMLQGRAHLVYTGVACVDRESGHTKVAHRVTTVKMKSLSDDAIAAYVKSGEPADKAGSYAIQGLGATIVEGIEGDYFNVVGLPLSLLSDMLSEMGMDVLTDS; encoded by the coding sequence TTGAATGAGAAGAGAAACCGCCGTATCATATTGGCCTCCACCTCTCCTCGGCGTCAGGAATTGATTGCCTCCCTTCGTATCCCATTCGAGATTATGCCTAGTGAAGCTGATGAGGACACCCCGCAAGGGTGGTCGCCAGAGCGAATTGTGGAGTCACTGGCACTACGTAAAGCGGAAGCGGTTCTCCGAAAGCTGACGGATGATCCGGGAGATGGTATCATTGTGGGAAGCGACACGATTGTAGTTGTAGATGATCATGTCCTCGGGAAACCGGAGGATCATGCTGACGCGGCAAGGATGTTGTCCATGCTTCAAGGACGGGCTCACCTCGTGTACACGGGCGTGGCTTGTGTTGATCGGGAATCCGGTCATACAAAGGTTGCCCACCGTGTGACAACCGTAAAGATGAAATCGTTAAGTGATGATGCGATCGCGGCTTATGTAAAGAGCGGGGAACCTGCTGACAAAGCAGGCTCGTATGCGATTCAAGGCTTGGGTGCAACCATCGTGGAAGGAATCGAAGGCGACTATTTTAACGTTGTCGGCCTGCCGCTTTCTCTGCTGTCGGACATGCTGTCTGAAATGGGGATGGATGTACTCACCGATTCATAG
- the radC gene encoding DNA repair protein RadC encodes MESPTLLLRDIPHDERPRERMMQYGASALSHAELLAILLRTGTRQESAVHIAQRLLGEAGGIRQLVDLSIEEITQIKGIGTAKAVQLKAGIELGRRLAASRHVEPVIIRSPHDAAELLSEQMRYLQKEHFVCVFLNTKNHVIAQETLSMGSLNASIVHPREVFRAAIKCSSASLVCAHNHPSGDPTPSPEDISLTARLVEAGQIVGIDVLDHLIIGDGSFVSLKERGLM; translated from the coding sequence ATGGAGTCGCCAACGCTATTGCTGCGCGACATCCCCCATGATGAACGACCTAGAGAGCGCATGATGCAATATGGGGCGAGCGCTTTAAGCCATGCAGAATTGCTGGCGATATTGCTTCGGACCGGTACCCGCCAGGAATCCGCCGTACATATAGCCCAGCGGCTGCTGGGGGAAGCAGGCGGCATCCGGCAGCTCGTTGATCTTAGCATTGAGGAAATTACGCAAATCAAAGGAATTGGAACCGCTAAGGCTGTTCAGCTGAAGGCTGGCATAGAGCTTGGACGGCGCTTAGCCGCATCGAGACATGTAGAGCCAGTTATTATTCGCAGTCCGCATGACGCGGCAGAACTGCTCAGTGAACAGATGCGCTATTTACAGAAAGAGCATTTTGTCTGTGTATTTTTAAATACGAAAAATCATGTCATTGCCCAGGAAACGTTATCGATGGGAAGCCTTAATGCTTCCATCGTTCATCCCCGCGAGGTGTTCAGAGCGGCCATCAAATGCAGCAGTGCATCCCTGGTGTGCGCGCACAACCATCCTAGCGGAGATCCGACGCCCAGCCCGGAAGACATATCGCTGACTGCCCGCTTAGTGGAGGCAGGACAGATTGTCGGGATCGACGTGCTGGATCATCTGATCATTGGGGACGGATCGTTTGTAAGTTTGAAGGAACGGGGCTTGATGTAA
- a CDS encoding rod shape-determining protein codes for MLGGFTKDLGIDLGTANTLVYVRGKGIVVREPSVVALRTDTKSIEAVGESAKKMIGRTPGNIRAIRPMKDGVIADFDTTATMIKYFIRQAQKQRSIFPRHPNVMVCVPSGITAVEQRAVEDATKQAGAREAYTIEEPFAAAIGADLPVWEPTGSMVVDIGGGTTEVAVISLGGIVTSRSVRVAGDEMDESIISYIKRQYNLMIGERTSELLKMEVGSAMPLETVETMEIRGRDLVTGLPKTITITSDEISEALADTINAIVEAVKVTLEKCPPELAADIMDRGIVLTGGGALLRNLDKLLAEETGMPVIVAENPLDCVAIGTGKALENIHLFKSRSSSAVRSKR; via the coding sequence ATGTTAGGTGGTTTTACGAAAGATTTGGGAATCGATTTGGGGACGGCAAATACGCTGGTTTATGTTCGTGGGAAAGGAATTGTCGTAAGAGAGCCTTCCGTGGTTGCTCTGCGTACAGATACTAAGAGCATTGAAGCCGTCGGAGAATCGGCTAAGAAAATGATTGGACGCACACCAGGCAATATTCGTGCCATTCGTCCGATGAAAGACGGCGTCATCGCTGATTTTGATACAACAGCTACGATGATTAAATACTTTATTCGTCAAGCACAGAAGCAACGTTCCATATTCCCGCGCCATCCGAACGTGATGGTATGTGTACCTTCCGGCATTACGGCGGTAGAGCAGCGTGCGGTTGAAGATGCGACCAAGCAAGCCGGTGCACGCGAAGCTTATACGATCGAAGAACCTTTTGCAGCTGCAATCGGCGCCGATTTGCCTGTGTGGGAACCTACAGGCAGCATGGTTGTTGATATCGGCGGAGGTACGACCGAGGTTGCGGTCATTTCTCTTGGGGGTATCGTAACCAGCCGCTCTGTACGCGTGGCAGGCGATGAGATGGATGAGTCTATTATTTCCTATATCAAACGTCAATATAACTTGATGATCGGTGAGCGCACATCCGAGCTGCTCAAGATGGAAGTCGGTTCCGCCATGCCGCTGGAGACCGTGGAAACGATGGAAATTCGCGGCCGTGACTTGGTGACGGGTCTGCCGAAGACGATTACCATTACTTCGGATGAGATTAGCGAAGCGTTGGCAGATACGATTAATGCGATTGTTGAAGCTGTTAAGGTTACGCTTGAGAAATGTCCTCCGGAGCTTGCTGCGGATATTATGGACCGGGGCATCGTGCTTACAGGAGGCGGCGCATTGCTTCGCAACCTGGACAAGCTGCTCGCTGAAGAGACCGGCATGCCGGTGATCGTTGCAGAGAATCCGCTGGATTGCGTGGCCATTGGTACAGGTAAAGCGCTCGAGAACATTCACTTGTTTAAATCCCGGAGCAGCTCTGCCGTCCGTTCCAAACGGTAG